One segment of Thermosynechococcus sp. HN-54 DNA contains the following:
- the trpE gene encoding anthranilate synthase component I produces MYPDFQTFCQLAEQGNFIPIYQEWVADMDTPVSAWYRVCRDRPYNFLLESVEGGEQLARYSLLSCDPLWILETRGNQTTQTHRDGSVTTFTGNPFRILANCLAPYQPVKLPQLPGGIGGLFGFWGYELIQWIEPRVPIHPATEKDLPDGVWMQVDQILIFDQVKRKIWAVVYADTRDTDLKTAYTHASDRLERLLSKLQTPIPAEATQLHWQPSRQTPSYTSNTTPETFRAHVERAKNYIRAGDIFQVVLSQRLSATYSGDPFALYRSLRLINPSPYMAYFQFGTWQIIGSSPEVMVKAEHHPEKSGSLLATVRPIAGTRKRGHTYTEDQQLAAELLADTKEVAEHVMLVDLGRNDLGRVCRRGSVTVEEFMVIERYSHVMHIVSNVVGELLPNKTAWDLLQACFPAGTVSGAPKIRAMEIIYELEGCRRGPYSGAYGYYDFEGQLNTAIAIRTMVVQPLTGHQHLIHVQAGAGIVADSDPQREYEETLNKARGLLEAISALAGKP; encoded by the coding sequence ATGTACCCCGATTTTCAAACCTTTTGTCAACTGGCTGAGCAGGGTAACTTCATCCCCATCTATCAGGAGTGGGTGGCGGATATGGATACGCCGGTGTCGGCTTGGTATCGGGTCTGTCGCGATCGCCCCTACAACTTTTTGCTAGAGTCCGTCGAGGGGGGTGAACAACTGGCTCGCTATAGCCTCCTCAGTTGTGATCCGCTGTGGATCCTCGAAACCCGCGGTAACCAAACCACCCAAACCCATCGCGATGGCTCAGTCACCACGTTTACGGGCAATCCCTTCAGGATTTTGGCCAATTGCCTTGCCCCTTATCAGCCGGTCAAACTACCACAACTGCCGGGGGGCATTGGCGGTCTTTTTGGTTTTTGGGGCTATGAGCTGATTCAGTGGATTGAGCCACGGGTTCCCATTCATCCTGCCACCGAAAAGGATTTGCCTGATGGCGTGTGGATGCAGGTGGATCAAATCCTGATTTTTGATCAGGTGAAGCGAAAAATTTGGGCAGTGGTCTATGCCGATACGCGCGACACGGACTTAAAAACGGCCTACACCCACGCCAGCGATCGCCTAGAGCGGCTTTTGAGTAAACTGCAAACTCCAATTCCCGCCGAAGCGACCCAGCTTCACTGGCAACCCAGTCGCCAGACCCCCAGTTACACCAGCAACACCACCCCAGAAACCTTCCGTGCCCATGTGGAGCGTGCCAAGAACTACATCCGCGCCGGCGATATTTTCCAAGTGGTTCTCTCCCAACGCCTCAGTGCCACCTACAGCGGCGATCCCTTTGCCCTCTATCGCTCCCTGCGCCTGATTAATCCTTCCCCCTACATGGCTTACTTTCAATTTGGCACGTGGCAGATCATTGGCTCTAGCCCAGAAGTCATGGTCAAAGCGGAGCACCACCCTGAAAAAAGTGGCTCTCTCCTTGCCACCGTCCGTCCCATTGCCGGCACCCGCAAGCGGGGGCATACCTACACTGAAGATCAGCAGCTCGCCGCAGAACTCCTTGCCGATACCAAAGAAGTGGCCGAACACGTCATGCTCGTTGATTTGGGGCGCAATGATTTGGGGCGCGTGTGTCGTCGGGGGAGTGTCACTGTCGAGGAGTTTATGGTGATTGAACGCTACTCCCACGTCATGCATATTGTGAGTAATGTTGTCGGCGAATTGTTACCCAACAAAACGGCATGGGACTTGCTCCAAGCTTGTTTTCCGGCTGGAACCGTCAGTGGTGCCCCCAAAATTCGCGCCATGGAAATTATCTATGAATTGGAAGGCTGCCGCCGTGGCCCCTACTCTGGTGCCTATGGTTACTATGACTTCGAGGGTCAGCTCAACACAGCCATTGCCATTCGCACGATGGTGGTGCAACCGCTCACTGGCCATCAACATCTCATTCACGTTCAAGCCGGTGCTGGTATTGTTGCTGATTCCGATCCCCAACGGGAATACGAAGAAACCTTGAACAAAGCCCGCGGTTTATTGGAGGCAATCTCTGCACTGGCTGGCAAACCTTAA
- a CDS encoding Crp/Fnr family transcriptional regulator: MANISTAAITPPVESGWRSPSRLHTFSLGDNIWMEPERIWLVSRGVVLLNLLHPDGEEVVVGLATPGTAFGIPLTSLAAYQAKALSKVELMLFTLVEVESSPNLTQSLVRGLARRLRQAEGLLGITSHRRIEERLRHLLLLLKQEIGQPHPLGTRYSVRLTHQQLATAIGTSRVTMTRLLGKLRDEHWLTYDRDRHIILTHTAQI; this comes from the coding sequence ATGGCAAATATCTCCACTGCTGCAATCACTCCCCCCGTGGAGAGCGGCTGGCGTTCTCCCTCTCGGCTCCACACCTTTAGTCTTGGCGATAATATCTGGATGGAGCCGGAACGGATTTGGCTGGTGAGTCGCGGCGTTGTGCTGTTAAATCTTCTGCATCCGGATGGCGAAGAAGTGGTTGTCGGCCTAGCTACCCCTGGCACTGCGTTTGGCATTCCCTTGACCAGTTTGGCGGCCTATCAAGCCAAGGCACTCTCCAAGGTAGAGCTAATGCTCTTTACGCTGGTGGAGGTGGAATCCTCCCCCAACCTCACGCAGAGTCTGGTGCGGGGTCTTGCGCGGCGCCTGCGGCAAGCAGAAGGTCTCCTAGGGATTACGAGTCATCGCCGCATCGAGGAGCGATTGCGTCACTTACTCCTGCTGTTGAAGCAGGAAATTGGTCAACCCCATCCCCTCGGCACTCGCTACAGTGTTCGCCTCACCCATCAGCAACTGGCAACGGCGATTGGGACGAGTCGGGTAACGATGACTCGCCTCCTAGGCAAGCTACGTGACGAACATTGGCTCACCTACGATCGCGATCGCCACATCATTCTCACTCATACCGCTCAGATTTAG
- a CDS encoding DUF4278 domain-containing protein: protein MKTTLTYRGVQYDYVPPAVRTEATDVVAKYRGWNYHCTRAVNPPAQPVRDLIYRGVAYRTGQAEAVNTTAVASAAQEVNMPALDLNQLSRVMLTHHHQTIKNREQSLLTRMIAQMGLPAAAGHYWNQIQGKIKPHLWTSYDRSHATMS, encoded by the coding sequence ATGAAAACCACACTCACCTATCGCGGCGTTCAATACGACTACGTTCCTCCGGCAGTACGCACTGAAGCAACTGATGTTGTCGCCAAATATCGGGGTTGGAACTACCACTGCACACGCGCAGTGAATCCGCCGGCTCAGCCGGTGCGGGATTTAATCTATCGCGGTGTGGCCTACCGCACGGGTCAGGCGGAAGCAGTGAATACGACAGCTGTTGCAAGTGCAGCGCAGGAAGTCAACATGCCCGCCCTTGACCTCAATCAACTTTCACGGGTCATGCTCACCCATCATCACCAAACGATTAAAAACCGCGAACAGTCCCTCCTCACACGGATGATTGCCCAAATGGGATTACCTGCGGCCGCAGGTCACTACTGGAATCAAATTCAGGGCAAAATTAAGCCCCATCTCTGGACGAGCTACGATCGCAGTCATGCCACGATGAGCTAG
- a CDS encoding zinc ribbon domain-containing protein — protein MPLYEFRCSSCGIFEEWRSLAQSSEPAFCPECQQLGRRIFSVPAVNLSSALPRPSRGSEPELVQRSPQEPKPPRFQQQSCGRPWMLNH, from the coding sequence ATGCCCCTTTATGAGTTTCGCTGCTCTAGCTGTGGCATTTTTGAGGAATGGCGATCGCTCGCCCAGTCCAGTGAGCCGGCCTTTTGCCCAGAGTGTCAGCAGCTTGGCCGACGGATTTTTTCTGTACCAGCAGTGAATCTCTCGTCCGCCTTGCCCCGACCCTCGCGGGGTAGCGAGCCAGAGCTTGTCCAGCGATCGCCCCAAGAACCCAAGCCGCCGCGCTTTCAACAACAATCCTGTGGTCGCCCTTGGATGCTTAACCACTAA
- the fmdA gene encoding formamidase — MPKTLFKVDLTKPMDQQELPGHNRWHPEIPAVVSVNPGDVFRIECKDWTDGQIKNNDSPEDIENVDLSVVHVLSGPIWVNGAQPGDILVVDLLDIGALQGDEWGFTGIFAKENGGGFLTDHFPKAAKAIWDFQGIYTSSRHIPHVKFAGIIHPGLIGCAPSHELLAKWNQRERDLVNRAPDLRTYGAGLSGNLPVYAALPNPQNAILGTLPRSEYARVAAEAARTVPPREHGGNCDIKNLSKGTRIYFPVYVEGAKLSMGDIHFSQGDGEISFCGAIEMSGYIDLHVDLIKGGVEKYGLVNPIFKPGPVEPRYSEYLVFEGISVDEYTGQQYYMDVHIAYRRACLNAIEYLKKFGFTGEQAYLLLSCAPVEGRVSGIVDIPNACCTLAIPTEIFDIDILPK; from the coding sequence ATGCCGAAAACCCTGTTCAAAGTGGATCTGACTAAGCCCATGGATCAGCAAGAACTGCCGGGGCATAATCGCTGGCATCCAGAGATCCCCGCAGTGGTTTCAGTCAATCCCGGTGATGTCTTCCGTATTGAGTGCAAGGATTGGACGGACGGCCAAATTAAGAACAACGACAGCCCTGAAGATATTGAAAATGTTGATTTATCGGTTGTTCATGTCCTGAGCGGACCGATTTGGGTGAATGGCGCCCAACCCGGCGATATTCTTGTTGTTGATCTGTTGGATATTGGCGCCCTGCAGGGGGATGAGTGGGGATTTACAGGTATCTTTGCCAAAGAAAATGGTGGCGGTTTCCTGACGGATCACTTCCCGAAGGCTGCAAAGGCGATTTGGGACTTCCAAGGGATTTATACCTCCTCTCGCCACATTCCCCATGTCAAGTTTGCTGGTATCATCCATCCGGGGCTAATTGGCTGTGCTCCCTCCCATGAACTGCTGGCCAAGTGGAATCAGCGGGAACGGGATCTGGTGAATCGGGCACCTGATCTACGAACCTATGGCGCAGGCTTATCAGGAAATCTACCCGTTTATGCCGCCCTACCCAATCCTCAAAATGCCATTCTTGGCACATTGCCACGGTCGGAATATGCACGGGTAGCAGCGGAAGCAGCACGAACCGTACCCCCTCGCGAGCATGGCGGCAACTGTGATATTAAAAACCTCTCCAAGGGAACCCGCATTTATTTCCCCGTTTATGTGGAGGGAGCAAAGCTCTCAATGGGCGATATTCACTTTTCCCAAGGCGATGGGGAAATTTCCTTCTGCGGCGCGATTGAGATGTCGGGCTACATTGACCTGCATGTTGATCTCATCAAAGGTGGTGTAGAAAAGTATGGCTTGGTAAACCCGATCTTCAAGCCAGGACCAGTCGAACCCCGCTACTCAGAATACCTCGTCTTTGAGGGCATTTCGGTCGATGAATACACGGGTCAGCAGTATTATATGGATGTGCATATTGCCTATCGTCGTGCTTGCCTCAATGCCATTGAATATTTGAAAAAGTTTGGTTTTACGGGTGAGCAAGCCTACCTTCTCCTTAGTTGTGCGCCAGTCGAGGGTCGCGTCAGCGGCATTGTGGATATTCCCAACGCCTGCTGTACCTTAGCGATTCCTACGGAGATTTTTGATATTGATATTTTGCCGAAGTAA